In Glycine max cultivar Williams 82 chromosome 10, Glycine_max_v4.0, whole genome shotgun sequence, the DNA window AGGATCGGCATAGTGGTAGGAGGTTTGGAGTAATATACATTGTATaccaaaaaaattgaaccaCCACTGTCAAACCTCATCTTTGCAGGCAATCTCAtgtatcatttaatttaaaaaataaaacaagtattaTAAACATGGATGGGGAGAGTAAAAAATAGGCAAAACAAGGTTTTTCACATTCCACGCATTCTGCATATCACTTTCATTTGTCATAATGCAAGATGAAGAAGAATATAATGTTGAAATGGATTGAAGAATAGTGCATACCATGATTTTTCTTGTCTGTTACTGTTGATCATCTTCACTAGCTTCCCCAAGGTCATTGTACGTCCCTTGTTTGCCGACAAACACTAGGGAGTGACAGTAGACTCTCTCTGTAAATAGAAGATTGTAGATTTGTAGTGTAAAACCCTTGACTCCTACCATATATGAGTTTCTCAAGCAGCTCTCCTTTGTCATTAAATTTCTCTAATTTTCCACAGTAATTTGATCCAAAGATTCCTCCATCTTTGGTGATGCATATCGGAGAAAAGAAATCCTGAGGTTTGCCATAAGTAGGGATAACAACAGACTTGGTCCAAGATGATTGcactttatatattttcatcacCCATATCTCAATCATTCCACAACCTCGGACCGAGTAACACACGCTGAGACATCCATCCATTACGCTCAAACTATAAGCTTCATATTTTTTCATAGTTAAATGATCAAGGAGAGGAATCTCTAATAAACTCCTTTGTATTAGATCAAATGCAATAATCACAGGAACCTTTCTATCCTTATAACAAACCATCCAATGAAGAGCCCCATTCAAGAGTGATCCGACTCTCAAGTCATCATAATAGAAATTCTTATATGAAACATGAATCTCCGCAAATAGAACCCAATTACccgttttaaatgaaaaaatcgCAATTTCAAGTTTGCAGTCATCATCTTCAGACTCTTCATTTTTAGACTCACATAAATCAATAAGAATTAGTAAGTAGTCATCTACTGATGTGTCATACCCAAAACCACAAAGAAGATAGGTTAATTCATTTGCAAAGTTTAGGAATCGTTTGTGAAAACCTGTGGATGGATTCCATAGAATGAGATCATTGTTTCTCTTATAGTATAAAACTATGAACCCTTTGCATGATCCCAAAATCTCATGGTTATCAATGCAAGCAGAATGATAGTTATGTTCGCCAAGTTGCAAGGGACGTGGGGGTGATGAAGGGGGGAGAAGCAAATGCACCGcactgaaataatttttaagcgGTGCCTCTATATCAATAGATTCAACATAAAAACGATAAGTTCTGAGAAGGAGTCGATGGGAGGGTGCAGCGGCTAGGTCATAATGGGAAATAGCAAATTGGGGATCAGAAATCAAAGAAAGCCAGGACTTACACACACACTTGAAACGCAAAACAGATCTGACGGGCAATCTGAGAAGAATTTCTCTTATCAACTCCAAAGGGAGAGTCTTAGTGAGATTCGGCATGTTGCTGCTTCCCCGCTCTTTGGCTTTTGCTAACACCCAAACAGGTAGAAAACTCAACATCTTAGAAGTGTTGCGTCAGTCTTAAATTGTGATTTGCGAAATCTTTTTATTCTAACCTCTTCTCGTTGTCAATAGTATTAATAGAACTGTCCAACAACCTTTTACCTTTTGCAAATAcgtaaacaaaaacaacttttttCTATCACTTTCCAACTAGATTTggtgcaactttttttttttttttttttttttaagaaaacataaaattaatcaacatttttttgttacttCTCTCCATTGCTCTCtcactttctattttttatattttaaaaatccctGAAACTCCAGAAACTCCAGGGTCTCATTCTAGTTTAACTAAAAATGGAaagtaagaagaaaaaagagagataatttttaaattttggacgGAGGCTAGGGGATCTAATAGGATAGGTGATTTATGTCgactaaaaggaaaaaatcatttttaatatttgagaaATGAGTTTGGCTCttctaaaataagaaaaatgtacTTCAAATATAAAGTGTAATAATACcattaattagaaaatcaataattaaaattataataaattcaagttgcattaaatatgtatttgatttatcatatttttttattgttaattttgttttttaatcaacaattgtaagtatattttattctctaaagTGCATACGTtgcttttataggactcaaattCAGgagaaattatttatatagtttttctattttcttttactttagaTACCATTTAGAAGGAAGGGTATTATTTTagagataaaattaatatatttttttccaatttaatGTTACAATTCTGTAAGAACTTGAAAGATCACATTTGtacgtttttttaatttatatttaaatgaaaaacttgaaattttcaatttaacttattagaaaatatcaaacttaagtttaatttatttctcattcattatttttcatctaaaagaaatttacatcactttttaagtttattaattaaatatttaataaaaaatttatatttacgaCAAGGATAACTAGTCTTTCTTTAATATGCCTAAAATTGTGGTTACTAAATTGATTAATATACAGAAATTTCTTGTGAGTTGGAGGGGAGGGACATAGGTGAGTAGCAAGGGTTAATTGGGATAAGATTTGTCGACCAAAGAAATATGGTGGGCTTGGGATAAAACATTTGAGCTTATTTAATGAGGCACTCCTTGGTAAATGTAGGTGGGGTCTTTTTCACGAGAAAGATGCTTTGTGGAGGAGGATATTAAGTTCTAGATATGATGGGGCGGAGAGGGTTAGTAAAAGAAGAAAGGTGCAATAATTTTTCGCTGTGGTGGATCTCTAGAGGCTCAAAATACCATTGAACACACATATGGTATGGAGACTCTTCCAAGATAGGCTGCCAACAAAGGTCAATTTgtgtaaaagaaatattttactGTCAGAGGAGGAATTATTGGTCCATTTTGTAAGCAGGAGGAGACTTTGGATCATGGTTTTTTAGGTGTGGACTCCCTAAGGGCATTTGATAGAAGACTACAAGAAAATTGGActagagatacaagagaagatccTAGggtttgataactgctaaataattgtattgttaataatggaaaataaagtaaaattatctttaaaaataattatttagtagCTATTTGGTCTAAATtgttaagaattgatattttttctaaatattggATGCAGATATAACAACTGAAGGGACTAAGAGCAAAAAAAAGTATAGCAATtacgaagaaaaaataaagaatacaaCATTCAGGCCCAACCCAGCAGCACGCTTAGCGAGCggcacgcgctaagcgcgagatggAGCACGTACGCTAAGCGTGCAGAGTGCGAGAAGAGCACGCACGCTAAACGAGggacgctcgctaagcgagcttaCGAAGGCTCAGTCCACTTCaacagctataaatagagagtccAACCAAAGGAAAAGGACACACCGAATCTCAGAGCATTCTCACTAATACCCAAAGCCTGAAAACTCTTCCTTAGGGAATTCTGTTCTCTCTTTCACCATTTTCTCTATTCCCTTCTTCCATCCCTTCTCTTCCATCCCTTTAGATccaatttttcttccaaaatattgattaaaaaaaaacacaaaaatctaagtgtaaatcacttaatccatgttgttttAGAATCatatttagtcataataattgtcacattatgttataagtttgtgttgaatttttattttgttgattgaattctagatacatttgttcatatattattgtcattcttagcctatattttgaattttgagtctaattcatgcatgttatttagttcataacatgttctaaatcaattcctataagtagtcttgttgttgaactttttttttgttttctaagtttcttgcatgatgcctatgaagaagttgagttgtggaTGAATTTgttaatcaaaataagtcttaagctctcttgaattgtgttattcaagataattgagcataagcaaacacaaattgtaagtATTCAAGCcataagcaacataaacattactcttgatttctaggttgaaatcgctggtgctggaaACTTGAACATACGAGCTTGCAAAAATTACttggaattggtcactacgaattttgagctgaaatttttactgaattttctagacatctggaataaaattagaaaaaaataaccaagtgatttggataaatgaaaaaaataagaaaaatcatacacattggcaggaaaatcagtgtccagaaaaaaaaagtgaaaggaaagtgtgcttatTGTTTgaatcaaaatttgttctataattggtgcctattttataccaatcttagttatgaaatttaaattgaaaaagagtgtgaaaacaagtgccaaaactagaggtttcttgagttttttttttttttttaatagtttttctactctactctagagtcattctaggtttctctgagtcctagcttgcttttgtgtgtttttcattgctttaattgttgaataatcctttaaaatttgtattgttaaaactctattggtttagctttcatttcatattttttgggtctttggttattgcttgtctctttgtttccttatttgtgagttgccatatagggaattggaaaggaggattggtgtcatcccttgaagaatttgagtcaagaagcaaggggacaATGTTCGATCGTGACAAGTGCAtcggatcgcgcaagtagtataaaatggtaagaaccgagtatcgaactctcgggaaacttgtgttacttggtaaagctatattcaatgaataagtgtctagtatgaaaagaaatatgttgactatgaacaggtatgtagactaactattaaaaggaaaatcacgtgagtaatgatgcgtaaagacaagtagacaacacgttggtcttcctaataggtgtctgatgttaaaaggatattctctacttaacaatgctcatgtgttctatggtgtctcctgaaatgctaaaccccaattcctcatgatagtctagcctaatcctgatcaagcatcatccttagattcctcttgttggactaaactcgaccaaaaccgcattaagacaaacatacaaacaactaggttatcgtaccccgatctctcgtgataatacgataaactagccccgtcctatcaagttctaagaatcagaccagtttctaCTGTTGAATGATTCTAACAAcacatgcatctatgtgatcaaggaaaaagcatggtagaatgaagttctgatagcacagtgaacacacaaaacatcattaaataaatatacaggtatttacatcaagtacttacaaggaagaaccaacaaagGATTTAACTCTCCATAActaggaagcttcctttacaacaaagagaaaataaaaatgaaggattgaagaaatacaagcggtgaggatgtctcctccacctctagaacctcacaatcactcacaaactcatctcatgctctcaggaCGACTTCTTCTTCAAGCTCGGTTCTCTGCAGGTCTTTGCACAGCAAAATCTCAAAACTCtatggaacttggacctttctctctctagaaatatctagacatgcagaagcttcaagaaaaggcgAAACTCCTCTCCAAAatatgatttcaggcttaaatagggggctttgtttgtgcttgcgtgcttagcgcaactctaaaccgcttagcgcgcattagtgaattttggcctAGCATGTGTTTTTCTCGCTCAGCGAATGGAATGAAGCGGTACGCTTAGCGGGATGACCCTTCGCTTAGCGAACAtgcacagctcatccttcttccatattcttcctcgcgctcagccgaggagtgttgcgcttagcggatggctcgctaagccagaagattggcttagcgagagggtgaaaatcagcatttcacaaacttgcctaattaacttgaaattgagaggaaatgattattaaacacacaaaatgggagtactaagtatttattacctatctttaacaaaaagtaattacaacactacaaaataaccataaattggagaagtttgatacaatttacactgattttatatacaaaagttagtcgtattcatcaacTAACaaccaaccaccttaagagctattggactaagaagcactccaaattgagtgaatcaccaaagagagaacaaccaccaaaattgaggaccgttttgtaattggcaatttacttaccttcattgctttcaagttttgtaacaaaaaggcccttcattggaagtgtgttgggagcctccaattgGTTACCAAAATTCTATTTGTGTGTAacaattttaggcaattttcccttaggatagtgagtgttttgttggggaccttaaatgtggtcatccaaacactcctaggatccgcctagtttacatttgttgcactttaatttcttgcttactttcatagcttattctctttactagtcacgcttagtttatcttgtaattacataatactttcttcttgcttatcacacttatcttgagttcttttgaaccctagcttttaccttttacaaaccctcaacaagaaagaaccacaacttaggaagcaacatgagtcatcattcatctagtgttaatggtgagggtactagtcataaggatcctctatcaagaatcttagatg includes these proteins:
- the LOC102666783 gene encoding F-box/kelch-repeat protein At3g23880, whose protein sequence is MLSFLPVWVLAKAKERGSSNMPNLTKTLPLELIREILLRLPVRSVLRFKCVCKSWLSLISDPQFAISHYDLAAAPSHRLLLRTYRFYVESIDIEAPLKNYFSAVHLLLPPSSPPRPLQLGEHNYHSACIDNHEILGSCKGFIVLYYKRNNDLILWNPSTGFHKRFLNFANELTYLLCGFGYDTSVDDYLLILIDLCESKNEESEDDDCKLEIAIFSFKTGNWVLFAEIHVSYKNFYYDDLRVGSLLNGALHWMVCYKDRKVPVIIAFDLIQRSLLEIPLLDHLTMKKYEAYSLSVMDGCLSVCYSVRGCGMIEIWVMKIYKVQSSWTKSVVIPTYGKPQDFFSPICITKDGGIFGSNYCGKLEKFNDKGELLEKLIYGRSQGFYTTNLQSSIYRESLLSLPSVCRQTRDVQ